TTAAAGATTCTTTGGAGCGATAGAGGTGTTCGCATATTCGCTTTCGGATACACTGCGTCGTAAATGATATTATGAAAATAGTAATAATGAAATTCTTTGAAATGATTGATCTGATGACTCGCAGAAAAAAGTTTATTCACCCTCTCAGCGTGACTTGTCATACTTCCTCCCGTATCCATTAGAAGTAAAACTTTGAGACCGTTCTTTCGAGAACGTTCAAACTCGAGATGAATGTCTCCGGCGTTTCTACAAGTCGAATCGATCGTCTTTGGAAGATGAAATTCGGAAACTCCTTCTTTACGAAAATTCCTAAGCTTTTTGAGTGCCGTTTTGATCTGACGTACATCCAGTTGTTCGTCCGTTCTATATTCTTTATAACGTCTTTCTAATGCTTGAAAGACTGCAGAACGGTTTCCTCCTTCCCCTCCTACTCTCACGCCCTCCGGATTGGAACCGCTATGGCCGAAAGGTGAAGAGCCACCCGTTCCGACCCATTTGTTTCCTCCGTGGTGTTCCCCTTTTTGTTCTTCGAGTCTTTTTTTCAATTCTTCCAACAGCTGATCGGGCGAAATCAAAGAAGGCGGGGGTGGGCCGTTCGGATTCTCAAAAATTCGGTTGAGCCAGTCCATCAGTTCCTGTTTCAACTCAGGTCGCAAAGCGCCCTTCTCTCCGAAAATCTCCGAGAATACAAGATCAAAGGCGTCGAAGTATTTGATATCCTTTACCATACAGGTTCGGGAAAAACGGTAAAGTTCATCCAAATTGATCCACGCTTTTTGATTCGTGGTATAGTGATCTACCACCTTCAAAAAATCCAAAAATTCTCCCGTGGTGACGGGAATTCCTTGGCTTTTTAGTCTGTAAAAGAAAGGAATGAACATTCTTAATTCCTAAATAACTTCAGATCCTCTTCGTTTTTAATCAGCGCGCCTAAGAATGGAATTCGTACCTCATCCTTCAAGGCCGCACCTTGATGAACCAAAATTTGAATCCAATCCAGCAACTCACTCGTCCCAGGTTTCTTTTTAAGGTCATCCATCCTTCTAATCAAATAAAACATCTCGAGGGCTTTGATCAATAACGTATGTCCCACTCCCGGGTAATGCGAAAGGATGATTTTTTTCATAAATTCCGGATCGGGAAATTCTATATAATGAAAGATGCATCTTCTTAGAAATGCGGCAGGCAATTCTTTTTCGTTATTCGAGGTGATGATCGTAAGCGGTCTGTGCTTTGCCTGGATTCGTTTTTGAATCTCGGGAATAAAAAATTCCATTCGATCTAATTCCAAAAGAAGATCGTTCGGAAATTCGATGTCTGCTTTGTCGATTTCGTCGATCAAAACGATCGACTTTTGATCCGAGTCAAAGGCTTCTCCTAAAGAACCCAATCGAATGTAGTTTTCGATTTTTTTTACCTTCTCCGAATCTTCCGCAAAACGGGAATCGTTCAGACGGGAAACGGCGTCATAAAAATACAAACCTTCTTTTGCTTGTGTGATCGATTTGATATGCCAGGTATGGATCGGTAATTTTCTCTGTTTTGCTAAATACTCTGCGAGAAGTGATTTCCCGGTTCCCGGTTCTCCCTTTAGGAGCAAAGGACGAGAAGTGATTTCCGCCATTAGGATCGCTTCTTCCAGAGAAGGAGAAAGCAAGTAAGTGTCTATCAATGGATTCATAAATGTCTTGGATTGATTCTATCTTCAAGGCCGCTCTCTGCAAGAGAAAAACCCCTTTCTACCGAACTTCGAAAACTACGCTGTCGACGATTTTTCCGGTACGATCTTGAAGAGAAAGA
This is a stretch of genomic DNA from Leptospira stimsonii. It encodes these proteins:
- a CDS encoding VWA containing CoxE family protein, with translation MFIPFFYRLKSQGIPVTTGEFLDFLKVVDHYTTNQKAWINLDELYRFSRTCMVKDIKYFDAFDLVFSEIFGEKGALRPELKQELMDWLNRIFENPNGPPPPSLISPDQLLEELKKRLEEQKGEHHGGNKWVGTGGSSPFGHSGSNPEGVRVGGEGGNRSAVFQALERRYKEYRTDEQLDVRQIKTALKKLRNFRKEGVSEFHLPKTIDSTCRNAGDIHLEFERSRKNGLKVLLLMDTGGSMTSHAERVNKLFSASHQINHFKEFHYYYFHNIIYDAVYPKANMRTPLSLQRIFKKHSDDTKLILIGDAYMAPYELLDSTYGYYHSRFRVDFRLPENPESGLDSLKRIRRHFKDSIWLNPEPKKYWDAPTIQEIGKQIPMFFLSLDGLENGIKKLLNAL
- a CDS encoding AAA family ATPase; this translates as MNPLIDTYLLSPSLEEAILMAEITSRPLLLKGEPGTGKSLLAEYLAKQRKLPIHTWHIKSITQAKEGLYFYDAVSRLNDSRFAEDSEKVKKIENYIRLGSLGEAFDSDQKSIVLIDEIDKADIEFPNDLLLELDRMEFFIPEIQKRIQAKHRPLTIITSNNEKELPAAFLRRCIFHYIEFPDPEFMKKIILSHYPGVGHTLLIKALEMFYLIRRMDDLKKKPGTSELLDWIQILVHQGAALKDEVRIPFLGALIKNEEDLKLFRN